The following coding sequences are from one Granulicella arctica window:
- a CDS encoding GNAT family N-acetyltransferase, with protein sequence MSESTSSSRPRVGGATVRKAKLQDAVNIFELVNSLSGDGTLLRRNYAEICENVRDFTVAESESGVFLGCGALHLYGPHLSEVRSIVVKPEAKGQGAGGKLLRMLLAEAEDQGVQCVSLFTRIPDFFFHFGFRVVDRTVLPDKIYKDCQACPRLYACDEVAMVRGPLPRIAVLGPSKIAQPELVKLQTGSLASGH encoded by the coding sequence GTGAGTGAGTCTACCTCGTCTTCACGTCCACGTGTGGGCGGCGCGACTGTGCGCAAGGCAAAGCTTCAGGACGCGGTCAATATCTTCGAGTTAGTAAATTCCCTTTCTGGCGACGGCACATTGTTGCGCCGGAACTACGCCGAAATTTGCGAAAACGTACGTGACTTTACCGTGGCAGAATCCGAAAGCGGTGTTTTTCTGGGTTGTGGCGCGCTGCATCTTTATGGACCACATCTCTCAGAGGTACGCTCGATCGTCGTCAAACCCGAGGCCAAAGGCCAGGGTGCTGGTGGCAAGCTACTTCGAATGTTGCTGGCTGAGGCTGAGGATCAGGGAGTACAGTGCGTAAGCTTGTTCACGCGTATCCCAGATTTCTTTTTCCATTTCGGCTTCCGCGTTGTTGATCGCACTGTGCTTCCCGACAAGATCTACAAGGACTGTCAGGCGTGCCCTCGCCTTTACGCGTGTGATGAGGTTGCCATGGTACGTGGACCGCTACCCAGAATTGCAGTGCTTGGGCCCAGCAAGATCGCACAACCTGAGTTAGTGAAGCTGCAAACCG